A single Triticum dicoccoides isolate Atlit2015 ecotype Zavitan chromosome 2A, WEW_v2.0, whole genome shotgun sequence DNA region contains:
- the LOC119352818 gene encoding uncharacterized protein LOC119352818, with protein MASGAQMKMVAVGMMLAVLFIAAANAEPAPAETCIDKTEKVGLVTDCICSKNCACAGKCILEGGDGGEIQKCFVECVLKNDCNCNAKHHSAAAPQ; from the coding sequence ATGGCTTCTGGTGCTCAGATGAAGATGGTTGCCGTCGGCATGATGCTGGCCGTCCTGTTCATCGCTGCAGCTAATGCAGAACCAGCGCCTGCAGAAACTTGCATCGACAAGACCGAAAAAGTTGGTCTTGTCACTGACTGCATCTGCTCCAAGAACTGTGCTTGTGCAGGAAAGTGCATCTTAGAAGGCGGCGATGGTGGCGAAATCCAGAAGTGCTTTGTCGAATGCGTGCTGAAAAACGACTGTAACTGCAATGCTAAGCACCACAGCGCCGCAGCCCCTCAGTAA